From one Coriobacteriia bacterium genomic stretch:
- a CDS encoding uridine kinase has protein sequence MPLIRERDSKRLHIKSRLMGESLVSDSFLESLEIAPQVPLFPDVNVIKIGGQSICDRGKHALPGVMAEVVANKDAHKMLLMTGGGTRSRHIYSIGLELGMPTGIIAAFGSSVSKQNALLVATLLAQYGGIEIEQDAVIKLPNYFSQGCIPVTSGMPPYDLFAIPPEKGRIPIHRTDVGTLLMADLIGAKSCIYVKDEDGLYADDPKKDPDAEFIPLISASELKARNQDDLAIERPCLDILLNSQILKSIQIINGMKEGNLTRALAGEHVGTIITAE, from the coding sequence ATGCCGCTCATCCGAGAACGCGACAGTAAGCGCCTGCACATCAAGAGCCGTCTGATGGGCGAAAGCCTCGTGAGCGACAGTTTCCTTGAGTCGCTCGAGATCGCACCCCAGGTGCCGCTGTTCCCGGACGTCAACGTGATCAAGATTGGCGGCCAGTCGATCTGCGACCGCGGCAAGCACGCGCTGCCCGGCGTCATGGCCGAAGTCGTCGCCAACAAGGACGCCCACAAGATGCTGCTCATGACCGGCGGCGGCACGCGCAGCCGGCACATCTACTCGATCGGGCTGGAGCTCGGCATGCCGACCGGTATCATCGCCGCCTTCGGCAGTTCGGTCTCGAAGCAGAATGCGTTGCTCGTCGCCACACTGCTCGCACAGTACGGCGGCATCGAAATCGAGCAGGACGCCGTCATCAAGCTGCCCAACTACTTCTCGCAAGGATGCATCCCGGTCACGAGCGGCATGCCGCCCTACGACCTGTTCGCCATCCCACCCGAGAAGGGCCGCATCCCCATCCACCGCACGGATGTGGGGACGCTGCTGATGGCCGATCTCATCGGCGCCAAGAGCTGCATCTACGTCAAGGACGAGGACGGCCTGTACGCCGATGACCCCAAGAAGGATCCGGATGCCGAGTTCATCCCGCTCATCAGCGCGAGCGAGCTCAAAGCGCGTAACCAGGACGATCTCGCCATCGAGCGGCCATGCCTCGACATCCTGCTCAACAGCCAGATCCTCAAGAGCATCCAGATCATCAACGGGATGAAAGAGGGCAACCTCACCCGTGCGCTCGCAGGCGAGCATGTCGGGACGATCATCACCGCCGAGTAG